The region TTCTTTGCCACGTAACGGGCAGCATAAGCAGCGGAACGGTCCACCTTAGTACAGTCCTTGCCGGAAAATGCACCGCCGCCATGACGGGCATAGCCGCCATAGGTATCAACGATGATCTTACGGCCGGTCAGACCGCTGTCTCCGTGAGGTCCGCCGATGACAAAGCGTCCGGTAGGATTAATATAGAATCTGGTATTCTCATCTACCAGCTCTCCTGGCAGGACTTCATCAAATACATATTTTTTAATGTCTGCATGGATCTGCTCCTGGCTCACGTTCTCATCATGCTGAGTGGATAAAACCACTGCATCCAGGCGGAGAGGTTTGCCGTTTTCATCGTATTCCACGGTTACCTGGGTCTTTCCGTCAGGACGGAGATAGGTCAGTGTTCCCTCCTTGCGGACCTTTGTAAGCTTAAGAGCCAGTTTGTGGGCAAGAGCGATGGGGTATGGCATAAGTTCCTCGGTCTCGTTGCTGGCAAAGCCAAACATCATTCCCTGGTCTCCGGCTCCGATGGCATCGATCTCTTCCTCAGACATTTTGTGTTCCTTTGCTTCCAGTGCACGGTCAACGCCTAAGGCAATGTCCGCAGACTGCTCGTCCAGGGCTACCACAACGCCGCAGGTATCACAGTCAAACCCGTACTTTGCCCGGTCATAACCAATTTCCCTTACGGTCTCCCGTACCACCTTCTGTATGTCTACGTATGCATGGGTGGTGATTTCTCCCATGACCATAACAAGACCTGTCGTACAGCAGGTTTCACAGGCCACACGGCTCATGGGATCCTGCTTTAACATCTCGTCCAGAATCGCATCAGAGATCTGGTCGCACATTTTATCCGGATGTCCTTCTGTAACGGACTCGGATGTAAACAATAATTTTTCCATGTTGTCATTTCCTCCTTCTTGCTACGCTCATTAGGCAAAGCCCATCGTTTTACCGGAAAACAGGTATGCCTGCAGGGCGTTCCTCCTTGATATCACATGGGGGAATAACAAAAAGAAAAGTCCGCAGCAACGCGGACTTGATTCAACAATGTATCAAATCCTCTTATTGCTCGATTTCTCGCTCAGGTTGGCACCTTCCAGCCGCTCCTTCTGGCGAAACGCCATCATTTCCGGTCGGGGTTGCCGTGACTTCACAGATCCTTTGTATCTCCATCACTCTGAATAAGGGATATTACGTACTTTTCATTTGTTATTCAATTGTAAGTTTAACGCATATCTATTTTAACGTATTTGAAATCAGCTGTCAAGAAAATTCTATTACATCCCAGTGATGAATAAATTTCTTGCAAAAACCGGGCCACTATTGTATAATGACGCTATTCTTTAAATGATCGCCATATGAAATCCATGGAATGGGCACAGCACAGACCGTGGGCGGATGGCACTCTGGAGACATCTGCATATGCAGGGGCCGAAGGGGCAAGCGTTTCGGCGCGAAACTCTCAGGCAAAAGGACAGAGGCGGTTTTTCCCTTTTTGGGGGAGAATATCGCATAATCTCTGTTTTTTTGTGAGTGGGAGTCTATCCCACTCTTTTTTTTCAAAAAATTATGAAGGAAGGGAAGTAGAAAATCAATGCAGGTAATTGTTGAATTTTTTAACAAACTGGACTCGGCAATATGGGGGATGCCCATGATCGTACTGCTTTTTGGCACCCACCTGTTCATGACCGTGCGCACAGGCTTTGTTCAGCGCAAAACCTTTACAGCCATCAAGCTGTCTGTAACAAAAGATCCAGATTCACCAGGTGAGGTCAGCCAGTTTCAGGCCCTGACTACTGCGCTTGCCTCCACCATCGGCACAGGCAATATAGTAGGTGTCGGTACGGCGGTATTTTTAGGCGGCCCCGGGGCAGTTCTCTGGTGCTGGCTGACCGGCGTATTCGGCATTGCTACCAAATATGCGGAATCCCTGATTGCAGTCAAATACCGGGTGCAGACAAGGGATGGCCGTATGCAGGGCGGTGCCATGTATGTACTGGAGCGGGCACTGGGTCTGAAGTGGCTGGGCATTCTCTTTGCCTTGTTTGCTTTGTTTGCTTCCTTTGGAATTGGAAGCGGCACACAGATCAACGCCATTGCTGAAATCATTGAAAACAACGTTCCCCTGCCCATTCCCCGCATTGCAATAGGCCTTGTCTTCGGGGTGATCACCGCGGTTGTCATTATCGGAGGGATCAAGTCCATAGCAACCGTGTGCGAAAAGCTTGTACCCTTTATGGCGTTTTTCTATGTGACCGGCTGTCTGATCATTCTTGTTATAAACGCTGACTTCATCCTTCCTGCCTTAAAGGCAATTATTACCCTGGCCTTCCAGCCCGGTGCGGTAGCAGGGGGGCTGGTGGGCCGCGGCATCATGCTGGCCATGCAGTATGGAATCGCCCGGGGACTGTTTTCCAATGAGTCAGGTATGGGTTCTGCACCTTTGGTGGCATCGGCTGCACAGACACGAAATCCGGTGCGCCAGGCCCTGGTGTCCTCAACCGGCACCTTCTGGGATACGGTTGTGGTCTGTCTTATGACCGGTCTGGTTCTGGTCACGACTGTAATGAAAAACCCTGATATCAATATGGATATGATCCAAAACGGCGGTCAGATGACCACTGCCGCTTTCAGCCAGATCCCAGTCCTTGGGCCGGGGATTTTGGTAATCGGCATCATTACCTTTGCCTATTCCACCATTCTTGGCTGGTCTTATTACGGGGAACGGTGCTGTGAGTACTTATTCGGCGTCAAGGGTATGCTGCCCTATAAGATCATCTTCGTTGCAATCGTCGTTGTAGGCCCTGTGCTGTCCCTGGATCTGGTATGGACGATTTCAGACATTCTCAACGCTCTGATGGCAATCCCCAACCTGGTGGCTGTGCTGCTTCTGTCAGGTGTGGTAGCCAAGGATACCAGGTATTATCTAAGTCACCTGGATGAAAGGGATGAGACACCCATTCCGGTTATTGATAAGTAAAAAAATGCCTCAAAAAATAATATCAAAGCAACCGCGACGAAGCAGGTATTGCCGGACATTATTTTTTGAGGCACTTTTTATTTATTTAGCTAAAAGATTTAAAGCAAAATACATGAGGTAATTTTTCCTGGCCCTCCGGGTAGAGTTGCCGGTAAATCTCCTGCCACAAAGTTCCTATTGAATCCTCCCCCTCCCGAATATCCTCTACGATCAGACCGCCATTCTCCATTAACAGCTCATACGCTTGATCAAATTCTTCAAGCTCCTTTAAAGCAATGATATAGTATAACCTTATTCTGCCTTCCCGCACAATGGGATCCGGAAGACCCAAGTATAACTCTTTCATCTCACCGTATGCGCCACAATTATTTAATAGTTTAAATACATCTTTTGCATAAGACAGGCTGTTACGGCATAGTTTCATGCCTTCTAATGCAAAAGACACGGCATTCTGCCTATCCTCCTCTAACCTGTAAACCGCAGCTAACCCCAGTTTGGCCCATGGATTTTCAGAACAGTTATCTGAATTCAGGAAATTTTTCTTTGCTTTTGAAAAATCCCTGGAATAATAGGCATGAAAGCCAAGATGCAGCCAGGCATACCAATTATGGGAATCTTGTTCCCTAACATAATCACTTAATCTTTGGTAAAGATAATCATCCAGAATATAATCTTCTGGTACCTGCATCGGATCGGGAGAAGAAAGCTTTCCCCACTGTAAAAAGTCTTCCCATTCTTTTTGCCTGGTATCAGGACTGCTGAAATCCAGTTGGGGAGCAAGAGGAGGAAGATGGCGCTCTTCCCGCAGCCGGTTTTCCAGTCTACCATATCCGCTTCCTCTATAGATAACGGTTCCTTCTGTTTTTGCCAGTTGACGGGTTTTTATAAGTTTCTCTTCCAAAGTATTAAATTCAGCCAGCTCCCTTATATAAGAACCAACCGCTTTCTGTGCTGATGAGAAATCCTGCAGAGTATCCTTTGATATCCGTACCGGACCATACTGCTCAATCCATTCCCAGGCAGTATTGGGAGCCATAGGAATACATCCATATTGGGTTTTGCCAAGGCCGGCCTGAATCTCTACGTATCTTCCTGCCTCTTTTGTCAGGAACTCCTGCCACCGGTCAGACCCCTCATTCTTCCCCCAGCAGAAAAGCTTGCGTCCTCGAAGGCGGTTTGTGGACATCTGGACCAGTCCATAGCCCTCTTGATTTACATTTGCAATGAATTTTAACTCTTTCTCCGGAATATCAAAGAAATAATCTACCTGAGTCTCGATGTTCCCATAGGCTGTCACATCGGTTTCCCGGACATAAGGTATGGATACCTTCTCAATGATGCCGTTTGTATTTGTATAAGCCTCCTGAGCAGGGACAATCACTCTCCCGCCCGGATACTCCGGAACTGCCATATTGCTCCACCAGTACATGGGAACAACCTGTTCATTCTGGTTATGAATGCGCATTCTGCAGTTTAGGTACCTGCTCTCTTTCTCCAGCCAGAAATCAATCTGATATGCTGTCTTTCGGATTCTTTCAAACTCATAGAACCGTAACACAGGTGTGGTCCCATCCTCCAGGCTCAGTTCCGCGGTAAATACCTGGGACATAGTGAAAGGATGATGGCCGATCATTCCGATATTCCATTCCACTCCTCCGCTGAACCATGCATTTCGCAGCGCAAGATTGCTTGGACGGATGACATCATTGGTATATAATAAGTTTGTTCCGGTCTGCTTATCAATGAAACTCCAGAGCCTTCCGCCATAGGTTGGAAGAAAGGTCGCCTTTAAATATTCATTTTCCAGGACGGCAACAGGAACCTTCTCCGGTTTCAGTTTGCGGTTATACGTATTTTGCAGGCGGTATGGATAAACACTTTGAAGCTGGCCATAGCCTTCATAGATTTCTTCATATTCATTGAGAATTGATTTCACTTTATTCTGTATGTTGAGTTCTCCCAAAATATCCGGCAATGCGGAATCCGGTCCTAAATCGCTGACCTCCATACTGATTTCAGAAAATGTTAATTGCGGTTCCATTCCGCTCCTCCTCTGGCTCTTAATGAACGTTATCCCTTGACTCCGCCCCCGGTAATACCGGCAATGATCTTTTCCGACAAAAAGATATAAAGGATAAAGGTAGGCAGAAATACAATGATAACGGATGCAAACATGCCTGACCAGTCTCCTGTATATTTCATGGAATTAATCATGGAATACAGTCCCACTGCAACCGGACGCACCCTGTCGGAATTGGCAAAGATCAGGGAGATGAAATACTCGTTCCAGATATTTATAAAATTAAAAATAGTTACGGTTATGATCCCTGACTGGGCCATGGGAAACATGATCAGCCAGAATGCCCTCATGGGAGGACAGCCGTCGATAGCAGCTGCTTCCTCGTAAGCCCTGGAAATATTAGCAAAGAAAGTGAGGAGAAAAATAGTCGTATAAGGAACATTAATCCCCACATAAAGGAAAATCAGTACCCCTTTATTTGCAACATAGTTGTTCAGCACGTTCATTCCGGCGATAAGGCTGAACAGAGGAAGAACAATCATGACCACAGGCACTCCCATCGCCGATACAAGACTGGTCTGGATCATCTTATTGCCTGCAAAGTGAAACCGGGACAGCACGTAGGCAGCCGGCGCGCAGATCAGGACCAGAAGGGTACAGGAAACAACGGAATACATCAGGGAGTTAAAGAAGATGGAGGAAACATTGGAATTGGTCCATGCCTTTACATAATTCTCAAAATGGATTCCCTGGGACAAGACATGGCCTGAAAAAATGGCCTTTGTGGTGGAAAAGCTGGCGGCCACCACCCAGCCCAGCAGTACAACCGTAAATAATATCCAAATAGTCAGGAGCAGATATCCTGGAAATAGCTTAAGCTCTCTTTTCCAGTTAAATGGCTCCATAAGCGTTCTTTTTTTAGCCATAGATTCTCCTCCTTAGAATTCCAGATCATCATCTTTTATCAGTTTATTGCAAATGAGAAAGACTGCCACAACACAGATGCTTAACAGAACGCCGATTGACGCTCCCAGGCCTGCATTTCGTTCTGTCATGCTGTTGCCCGCTCCAAAGATCATCATGTACATATAAACCATGGGAGTAATGGTCTGGGTATCCGCTGTAACCGTTGAAAACAACTGGGACCAGACAAAAAAGCCCACAGAGGTGACACTCCACATGGTGATATTGGTTTTAAACACCCCTTTTAACAGAGGAAAGGTAATGTATCGGAACTGGTTTATTTTATTTGCCCCATCCAGAGTGGCTGCTTCATAGTAGTCCTCTCCGATCCGCTCGATCCCGCTTGCAAAAATCAGCATGTGGTATCCCACCATACCAAAGCAGTAAGCGATCAGCAGGGCCATGAATTTGTGGTCATTATCAAGCCACTGGACCTTGGACAAATACGTAAGCCCTATGGATGAAAACACATTTTTAAGGAGACCGAATTTGGGACTGTATACATACTGAAGCCACATGGTCGCCAGGGCCACTGCGCTGACTACATTGGGAAGATAAATCATTGCCCTGAAAAAGCTTTTAAAACGTATCCCGCTGGTGATGATAACTGCAAACAAAAGGGCCAGGGACATGACGATCAATCCGCCGATCAGCCAGATGCGGAACAGATTCCACATGGATATGCGGAACAGACTGGTTCCCGCCAGCTTGCTGTAATTGGCCAGTCCTGTAAACTGCCACTTGGTCATTGAATCCGTGATTCCTTCGATCTTAAAAAAGCTCATTAAAATCGTCCTGAAAATGGGATAAAGGAATACAAGGACAAACATTAGAATCGCCGGTGTTAGAAATACGGCAATCATGGTCTTATTCTTCTTCACGTTAAATACCTCCCCGGCTTCCTTAATCACGTGGTGACACCGCCAAAGCGGTGTCACCCTAAATTCTTACTGATCCGGATTATTTACCTGCTGCCTTAAGAGCGTCTACGTATTCTGCTGCCGTAATGGAACCGCCGCAAAGCTTCATAAAGTTCTCCTTGATAATTGGTGTTAAGTCTGCATTGGCTTCCGCTCCGGCTGCCCATGGATACCGAACGGTAAGGCTTTCCATCACAGGTTTCACGCTGGCAAGCTGTGCCGGCCATTCTGCATTTCTGGAATCTGCCGGGATGCCCATTGACATTTCGGACATCTTCTTGTCAAATTCCCCCTGGGTGATGTACTGAATCAGCTTAAATGCATTATCAGCATTCTTGGAATTCTTATTGATGGCCAGAACCTGAGCGCCGTAGTTGGAGGCATTGGTTCCATCTTTTCCCCCATCCAGAGCAGGGTAGCTGAAGCAGCCCCACTTAAAGTCTTCTCCTGCCATATCCTTCACTTCATTGGGAAGCCAGGAACCGTTTAAGTACATAGCAGCTGTTCCCATGGCAAGCTCCTGGTTTTGTCCTGCAGGCCATACGTTAGATGCAATGGTCTCAGAAAAATATCCCTTCTTTGCAAAGTCTTCATAAGCCTGAGCCGTCTTAAGGACTGCCGGGTCATCCCATTTGCCTTCTTTAACAATGGCTTCCGTTTCCGGTTCGCCTAAAAGTCTGGCCATGTGATAGCCAAACATTGCTGTAATGTAAGCGTCATCACAGGTAATGGGGGTATAACCTGCATCCTTGATTTTCTGGCATGCAGCATCCAGCTCTTCCCAGGTCTTTGGCACTTCCTTGATTCCTGCTTCATCAAAGATGGCCTGATTATAGAAAAATGCAAATACGTTGGGCTGGTAAGGAATGGATTTTAAGGTACCCTTTCCCACTTCCCTGCAGGCCGACATTAAGCCTGCATTGGCATTGGCTTCATATCCGGAAGCCTTTACCAGTTCTTCCAGATCCATCAGGTACTGGCCCCATGTGGTATTCACTCGGTCAATATCCTCGTCAAACAAGTCAATGTTGGTTCCTGCATCCAAAGCAGGCTGCAAGCCTTCCCGGATTCCTGTACGCCCCTTAAACTGAACGTCTACTTTGATTCCTGTATCTGCCGTAAATTTGTCAACAGCCATCTGGATCGCCTGGCCCTGAGGCTCCGTTGCCTCCCACATGGTCCAGTAGAGGAGCCCTTCTCCGCCGCCTGCAGTTGTTTCCTTGGGTGCCTCAGTGGCAGCCCCGGCAGCCGTTGTAGCTGCTGTAGTAGCTGTGGAATTTCCTCCTGCGCATCCTGCCAGAAGGCCGGCTGCCATAGCTGTGCTCAGCATAACACCAATAAAACGTTTTTTCATAATTTTACCTCCCTTTGTTATCCGACTTTACTGTCAGATGTTCTTGGTGACTCTATATTATTATACTTTTGAACAAAAAGCTTTGTACAAAAAGTCATCATTTTTAACATTTTAGTTTTTTATCATTTGCTTTTTTCATAATTAGAAGTTAAAATAGGAATAAATTCTATGCGTTATGCACAACATCTTTATTGAGCTTCAAGGGTATTTTACAATATATAACCAGGGAGAAAGATATGAAATATAAGTATACAGAACTGAGAGAAGAGATTATCATCCACCGGATCATCAGCATTCATTATTTTGAATACATGAGTGATTTCACCTTTGCAGGGGAATCCCATAACTTTTGGGAATTGCTTTGTGTAGATAAAGGAGAAGTGGATGTAGTGGCCGATCATGAGCGGCTGACCCTCCACAAGGGAGAGGTGATTTTCCATCAGCCAAATGAGTTTCACCGGGTCCTGGCCAATGGGATCATCGCCCCCAACCTTGTTGTCATCGGGTTTGACTGCCAGTCACCCTCCATGGCCTTTTTCAAGGAGCAGATCCTGAAGGTAGGACAGGAAGAACAGGAACTGCTGGCACACATCATAGCCGAAGCACGCCTCTGCTTTGAGGGAAGGCTTGATAACCCTTATCAGGAGGTGCTGGTGAGAAAGGACCAGAAGTCCTTTGCAGGAGAGCAGATGATAAAAATCTATCTGGAACAGTTCCTGATACAGATGTACCGCCGCTCTCTCCTTGCACGCCAGGCCCCCATACTTCATAAGGAAACTCCTTCCGCAGAAGATATCTATGAAACCATCCTGGAATATTTTGAAAAGAACATCTGCACCCAGCTTACCATTGACCAGATCAGCCGGGATAATCTAATCAGCACATCTCAGTTAAAAAAGCTTTTCTGCGAAAAGGGAAATACCGGCGTCATCGAATATTTTAACGGAATGAAAATAGATGCAGCAAAGCAGCTCATAAGGAACCGGCAGCTTAATTTTACCCAGATCGCCAATTACCTGGGCTATACCTCGGTTCACTATTTTTCCAGGCAGTTTAAGCATCTGACCGGAATGACTCCTTCCGAATATGCCACATCCATTAAGAAGCTGTCTGAAAAAATGTACTGATGGATACCGGACTTATAAGAAAGAAAAGACTTTGCTACTTTCCAGTAAAGTCTTTTCTTTGCCTTGCCTATCTCAAGGTAACTGCCGCAAAATGAATACAAAAGACTTTTATTTGTTCTTCTTAAGGATACTTTCGTTTCTTTCTTACACTACAAATTTTATATACGTCCTGTCATCAATTGAACTTTTTTTGTTTGTAAAACCAGACACCGCTTTATAGTAATCAATGCATAAAGGATCTTTTTCCTTCAACTCTTTTATAAACAGCTCACTTTCAGCTAATGATGATTCTAATCTTGGATACCCATCAGATGCCAGAATAACAGTATCTCCTTTTTTGACATCACATATAATTGCTTTTGAGAATTCATTACAAAAACCATCTAATACGCTGAATTCGTATTTGCCTCCTTTATCACAATTGGAAAAATACAACTGGTTTTTAATGAAAGGAAAAATAACTTCCTGGGATGGATCCGAGAGACAAAGCTCTTCTACTGATTTCCCACTGATAAGTTCCGAATGAAGATAAGCAGATCTTACTTCTGCCAATAGCAAATCAATTTCCATTTCTTTTTTAGCCGCCTGCCCGTTAATGCTAAATTGACAATCTCCAAAACTCCAAATCTGTTTATGCATTTGACTGTAAATTACAATGGTAGAACGTAATCTCTCCGCTGTGTTTTTAATAAAATATTCATCATTTCCATGATATTGCTTATGAAGCTGCATATTCAAATACTTTAATACCTGGAATGCATTCTCATCTCCATTAAAATCTTCCATTGCATCCATCAGAATTTCTTTTGCATGAAACCCGCTGGTTTTATTATTCCATAAAATTTTTCCTTTGGCAGTGACTCCATCCATAACTGCAATAAATTTTTCATTGATAAATAATCCATCTTCGCACAAAGCATTGTTACCATACTTTGACTCAATAAATTTTTCTATAATTTGCATTTCTTCTATGTATGCTGAATAGAAACATACTCTCCTTTCTCCGATATTAAGTGGGCTCAGTCCTTTTTACTCCATTAAAATATCGAAATACAGTCTGTTATCCAATAAAAAAGTATCTGTCCAGATATTGATGATCCTAAGAACAGACACTCGATAAACAAATGCTTCCGTTTAATATAGTTAATCTGTCCCGGCTGATATGAAGATCATCCGGGACAGGCTTCCAGGCGCAGGCCTTAAGTCTTTATTTGTAGCCGTTTGGATTACCGGACTGCCATCTCCAGGAATCCTCACACATTTCATCAATTCCTCTGGCCGCTTCCCAGCCAAGTTCCTTTTTTGCCAGGGACACATCGGCATAGCAGGCAGCAATATCCCCTGGACGGCGGGGTTTGATGGAATATGGGATGGACTTCCCGCATGCCTTTGAGAATGCTTCAATCATCTGAAGAACACTGAAGCCCTGTCCGGTTCCCAGGTTATAGATCCGCACTTCAGGACCTGAAGAAGCAATCTTTTCAAGAGCTTTTACATGGCCAAGGGCCAGATCCACCACATGAATGTAATCACGCACCCCGGTTCCATCCGGCGTATCATAATCATCGCCAAATACGCCCACTTCCTTTAGTTTGCCCACAGCCACCTGGGTGATATAAGGAGTCAGGTTATTAGGGATTCCCGCAGGGTCCTCACCAATGAGGCCGCTCTTATGAGCTCCTACAGGATTAAAATAGCGCAGAAGAATTACGCTCCATTCCGGATCTGCGGTATGAAGGTCTGTAAGAATCTGTTCCAGCATGCTCTTTGTCTGTCCGTAGGGGTTGGTAATCTTTCCCTTTGGACAATCCTCGGTAATGGGTACAAAGGCCGGATCCCCGTATACGGTAGCGGATGAACTGAATATGATATTCTTTACATGATGGGCTCTCATAACATCGCACAGAATCAATGTCCCTGTGATGTTATTGTGATAATACTCCAGCGGTTTTGCAACGGATTCTCCCACCGCCTTTAGCCCGGCGAAATGGATAACCGCATCAATCGCCTCTTTGGCAAATATCTTTTCCAATGCTTCACGATCCAAAAGATCCGCTTCATAGAATGCCACCGTTTTTCCGGTAATAGCTTCTACCCGTTCTAACGAAACCTTGGAAGAATTGCAAAGATTATCTACCACGACTACCTCATGGCCCTGTTCCAAAAGCTCAATACATGTATGGCTGCCGATATATCCGGCGCCTCCTGTTACCAGTATTCTCATGTTATCTCCTCTTTCCTATTTTTTTTTAATACAAATGAAGCAAGCGGACATAAAGTCATATCCCATCACGCCCGATAAAGCGGGGCGCAGAATTCTTGCCCTTCTGCCTGACCCTTAAATACAAGAGGAAAAATTATATTTCACTCCTGCGGACAACCGCTTCCATTTCTTCCCACTTCTTCTCCATGTCGGAAACAAGCTCAAACTGGGTCCTGGCCCGATCCAGATTATGGTTATCGCGGCTGGTATGGAAATAGGTGTCCCCCTGTAGGAAATCCGTTAAAAAACGCACGCCGCATTCATAGGTCATGAGCTTTGCTCCCATAGGAAGCATCTTCTTTTCCTCCGGCGTCAGACTTCCGTTGCAGCCCTCTAAATATCCTTTGGTATAGGTCTCAAACAGGGGCAGGGACAAGGATACCTTGCTCACATCAGGCTCATCCTCTTCCGCCGTGTTGGCTCCGAAGCGGATGGAATCCCCAAAATCAAAGATGGACAAGCCAGGCATAATGGTATCCAGGTCAATGATGCACAGCGCTTCTCCCGTAGCATCATCGATCATGATATTATTAAGCTTGGTATCGTTGTGGGTAACACAGAGAGGAAGTCTGCCATCTTTTAACATATCCATGGCTATGGACGCTTCCTTCTCCCGGTCAAGGACGAACGTTATTTCTTTCTGAACCAGATGGGCACGGCCCCAGGCATCAGCCTTTACAGCGGCCTTAAAGGCTTCCAGGCGCACCGGTGTGTTGTGGAAGTCAGGTATGGTTTCTGCCAGCTCACCGGCGGGATATTCCGCCAGCTGGCGTTTAAACCGCCCAAATGCCTTGCCGCTCTGGTAAAAATCTTCGGGATTTCTCACCTTATCATAGGTGGTAGCCCTTTCAATAAAAAGATAGCCTCTCCAGTAATTTCCGTCACTGTCCTGGCAATAATCCTTCCCATCCCTTGCTTTAATGATATTAAGAGTCTCCCTGGCAGGATCTCCTCCCTGAGCCTGGATCCGTTCCCTCAGGAAGGAAGTAACACCTGCAATGTTCTTCATAAGGGAAACCGGATTCTTAAAGACCTCATGGTTGATCCGCTGAATGATGTAGTGTTTTTCCCCTTCCTCTGTCTTGCAAATCAGGCGAAAGGTGTCATTTATGTGGCCGCTTCCATAGCGTTTCCAGGAAACCGGCTCTCCTTCAAAGGCCAGAAGTCCAATGGCCTCTTTAATTTTTCCGCACTGTGCATCTCCCATTACTTTTCCTCCCATAGCTTATCCGGATACAGGCCTGCTTCTTTCAGTCCTTTGATGGCATTTACCACGGTCTCTTTATCTTCCTTGTAAGTGACTCCGTACCAGCGGTCCACGCTCTTTAATACGGAAACCTCAGCCTTTCCTTCCTTTAACAGCTCATCAACCACAAAGGGAAGGAAGTATTCGCATTTCACCGGATTTACCGGAAGCTCCCTGTCTAAAAATGCGGCAAACCGTTCCTCAAGCTCCTTTAATACGCTGCTCGTAAAGCCCCACATATTCATGGAAACGATGGTGTCCTCTCCCAGCCCGGTCCAGGTTTTTCCGTCATCCTCGGTAAACTCCGCATTGTCCCCGTGCTTTTCGATTCTGGTCCGCTCGTGAATGTCAATCAGCTTTCCAGCCACATCGGTGCTGCACACTCCTCTTGCCACATGTCCGTTTTCCGTTAAGGTGTTGTAAAGCTTGTAGCCCACCATGGTATACTGGTACTTCTCTCCGTCTGTAACTGTGTTAAGCTGGTCATAAATAGATACAAAGGCACTTCTGCCATAATAATCGTCTGCATTAATGACTGCAAAGGGTCCGTCTACCACGTCCCTGCAGCATAAAACCGCATGGGCTGTTCCCCAGGGCTTTACTCTTCCTTCCGGCACCTGGTACCCCTCAGGAAGCATAGCAAGCTCCTGATATACGTATTCCACCTGTACATGAGCCGCCATGCGGTCTCCGATGTTTTCCTTAAATTCCTTCTCAATACCCTTTTTAATAATAAAAACAACCTTATCAAATCCAGCGCAAATTGCATCATAGATAGAGAAATCAATGATCTTGTTTCCATAGGCATCCACTGGATCGAT is a window of [Clostridium] saccharolyticum WM1 DNA encoding:
- the metK gene encoding methionine adenosyltransferase, producing MEKLLFTSESVTEGHPDKMCDQISDAILDEMLKQDPMSRVACETCCTTGLVMVMGEITTHAYVDIQKVVRETVREIGYDRAKYGFDCDTCGVVVALDEQSADIALGVDRALEAKEHKMSEEEIDAIGAGDQGMMFGFASNETEELMPYPIALAHKLALKLTKVRKEGTLTYLRPDGKTQVTVEYDENGKPLRLDAVVLSTQHDENVSQEQIHADIKKYVFDEVLPGELVDENTRFYINPTGRFVIGGPHGDSGLTGRKIIVDTYGGYARHGGGAFSGKDCTKVDRSAAYAARYVAKNIVAAGLADKCEIQLSYAIGVAHPTSIMVDTFGTGKLSNEKVVDIIRQNFDLRPAGIIKMLDLRRPIYRQTAAYGHFGRNDLDLPWEKLDKVSLLKEYL
- a CDS encoding alanine/glycine:cation symporter family protein gives rise to the protein MQVIVEFFNKLDSAIWGMPMIVLLFGTHLFMTVRTGFVQRKTFTAIKLSVTKDPDSPGEVSQFQALTTALASTIGTGNIVGVGTAVFLGGPGAVLWCWLTGVFGIATKYAESLIAVKYRVQTRDGRMQGGAMYVLERALGLKWLGILFALFALFASFGIGSGTQINAIAEIIENNVPLPIPRIAIGLVFGVITAVVIIGGIKSIATVCEKLVPFMAFFYVTGCLIILVINADFILPALKAIITLAFQPGAVAGGLVGRGIMLAMQYGIARGLFSNESGMGSAPLVASAAQTRNPVRQALVSSTGTFWDTVVVCLMTGLVLVTTVMKNPDINMDMIQNGGQMTTAAFSQIPVLGPGILVIGIITFAYSTILGWSYYGERCCEYLFGVKGMLPYKIIFVAIVVVGPVLSLDLVWTISDILNALMAIPNLVAVLLLSGVVAKDTRYYLSHLDERDETPIPVIDK
- a CDS encoding DUF5107 domain-containing protein, which encodes MEPQLTFSEISMEVSDLGPDSALPDILGELNIQNKVKSILNEYEEIYEGYGQLQSVYPYRLQNTYNRKLKPEKVPVAVLENEYLKATFLPTYGGRLWSFIDKQTGTNLLYTNDVIRPSNLALRNAWFSGGVEWNIGMIGHHPFTMSQVFTAELSLEDGTTPVLRFYEFERIRKTAYQIDFWLEKESRYLNCRMRIHNQNEQVVPMYWWSNMAVPEYPGGRVIVPAQEAYTNTNGIIEKVSIPYVRETDVTAYGNIETQVDYFFDIPEKELKFIANVNQEGYGLVQMSTNRLRGRKLFCWGKNEGSDRWQEFLTKEAGRYVEIQAGLGKTQYGCIPMAPNTAWEWIEQYGPVRISKDTLQDFSSAQKAVGSYIRELAEFNTLEEKLIKTRQLAKTEGTVIYRGSGYGRLENRLREERHLPPLAPQLDFSSPDTRQKEWEDFLQWGKLSSPDPMQVPEDYILDDYLYQRLSDYVREQDSHNWYAWLHLGFHAYYSRDFSKAKKNFLNSDNCSENPWAKLGLAAVYRLEEDRQNAVSFALEGMKLCRNSLSYAKDVFKLLNNCGAYGEMKELYLGLPDPIVREGRIRLYYIIALKELEEFDQAYELLMENGGLIVEDIREGEDSIGTLWQEIYRQLYPEGQEKLPHVFCFKSFS
- a CDS encoding carbohydrate ABC transporter permease; protein product: MAKKRTLMEPFNWKRELKLFPGYLLLTIWILFTVVLLGWVVAASFSTTKAIFSGHVLSQGIHFENYVKAWTNSNVSSIFFNSLMYSVVSCTLLVLICAPAAYVLSRFHFAGNKMIQTSLVSAMGVPVVMIVLPLFSLIAGMNVLNNYVANKGVLIFLYVGINVPYTTIFLLTFFANISRAYEEAAAIDGCPPMRAFWLIMFPMAQSGIITVTIFNFINIWNEYFISLIFANSDRVRPVAVGLYSMINSMKYTGDWSGMFASVIIVFLPTFILYIFLSEKIIAGITGGGVKG
- a CDS encoding carbohydrate ABC transporter permease, whose translation is MKKNKTMIAVFLTPAILMFVLVFLYPIFRTILMSFFKIEGITDSMTKWQFTGLANYSKLAGTSLFRISMWNLFRIWLIGGLIVMSLALLFAVIITSGIRFKSFFRAMIYLPNVVSAVALATMWLQYVYSPKFGLLKNVFSSIGLTYLSKVQWLDNDHKFMALLIAYCFGMVGYHMLIFASGIERIGEDYYEAATLDGANKINQFRYITFPLLKGVFKTNITMWSVTSVGFFVWSQLFSTVTADTQTITPMVYMYMMIFGAGNSMTERNAGLGASIGVLLSICVVAVFLICNKLIKDDDLEF